A region from the Drosophila bipectinata strain 14024-0381.07 chromosome 3R, DbipHiC1v2, whole genome shotgun sequence genome encodes:
- the LOC108130355 gene encoding endoplasmic reticulum resident protein 44, with protein MAGFVGWYILVLFLFLKKSQVVLAAGNGSVVVTFHNIHEILNSNELVLLSFYTNWCRFSQLLQPIFEAAAREVHRKFPEPGRVVFGRVECEEEEDVSNMFDITKYPTLKVARHGFVSNKEYRGQRSVEAFVQYVEKELSDPIKEFTSIPELNSAEGGEGLVVGYFENKLHPEYDNFRKAASLLRYDCKYVVGFGNITENLRPPKQNLIIFRADASTANHREYYSEYSGNMNDFRDLVHWIREKCKPLVRELTFDNAEEFSEEGLPFVILFYNEDDTGPIQEFKAVVHKVLADEKRVNFLSANGKLFIHPLYHIDKTLEDLPLIAIDSFRHMYSFPRFEDIHQPGKLQQFINDLFSGKLHIDFHRAFEENEVKNIDPEDFPPVPHESKFKELLPSKHRYTLINRSRDEL; from the exons ATGGCCGGATTCGTTGGATGGTATATCCTAGTTTTGTTcctatttttgaaaaagtcCCAAGTTGTTCTCGCTGCTGGGAATGGCTCGGTGGTAGTGACCTTCCATAATATCCACGAGATTCTCAATTCCAATGAACTTGTGTTACTCAGCTTTTACACAAACTGGTGTCGTTTTAGCCAGCTTTTGCAGCCAATTTTCGAGGCGGCAGCCAGGGAGGTACATCGTAAGTTCCCTGAGCCAGGTCGAGTGGTTTTCGGCCGGGTTGAATGCGAGGAGGAAGAAGATGTGTCCAACATGTTCGACATTACCAAGTACCCCACACTAAAGGTGGCCAGGCATGGCTTTGTTTCCAATAAGGAATACCGGGGCCAGCGCTCCGTAGAAGCCTTCGTCCAATATGTAGAAAAGGAGCTGTCGGATCCGATCAAGGAATTCACTTCGATTCCGGAGCTGAATAGTGCCGAGGGAGGCGAAGGTCTGGTGGTTGGATACTTCGAAAACAAGCTCCATCCGGAGTATGACAATTTTCGCAAAGCAGCAAGCCTTCTGCGCTACGATTGCAA ATACGTGGTGGGCTTCGGTAACATCACTGAAAATTTACGACCACCTAAGCAAAACCTTATAATTTTCCGCGCTGACGCTTCCACAGCCAACCACAGGGAGTACTACAGTGAGTACTCGGGAAACATGAACGACTTCAGAGATCTAGTACACTGGATTAGAGAAAAGTGTAAGCCTCTGGTAAGGGAGCTGACATTCGACAACGCAGAGGAATTCTCCGAGGAGGGACTTCCCTTTGTGATTCTGTTCTACAACGAGGATGATACGGGACCCATCCAGGAGTTCAAGGCCGTTGTTCATAAAGTCCTGGCGGACGAGAAAAGGGTCAACTTCCTAAGCGCGAATGGAAAGCTCTTTATTCACCCGCTCTATCACATTGACAAGACCCTGGAGGATCTGCCCCTGATCGCCATAGATTCCTTCCGGCACATGTACAGCTTTCCGCGTTTCGAGGACATCCACCAGCCAGGAAAGCTGCAACAGTTTATTAATGATTTGTTTAGCGGAAAATTGCACATCGACTTTCATAGAGCTTTTGAGGAAAATGAAGTGAAAAATATAGATCCAGAAGACTTTCCACCTGTGCCCCACGAATCGAAATTTAAGGAACTGTTGCCTTCAAAGCATCGTTATACTCTAATCAATAGATCCCGGGATGagttataa